GGTGAAGGCTGGCGAGTACCGCTTCCCGGCCCACCAGACGAGCGACGCGATCCTGCAGCGGCTGGTGCGCGGCGAGCAGTTCGCGGTCTGGGTGACGATCCCGGAAGGCTGGACCGCGCGCGAGATCGCGCGCGCGCTGGCCGACCGCGCGCTCGGCGACACGGCGGCCTACGACCGCGTCTTCCTGCGCTCGCGCGGGATCGAGCTGGGCGGCGTGCGCACGCCGAACCTGGAAGGCTACCTTTTCCCGAGCACCTACCTGGTCCCGATCGACGACTCGCCGGAGCGCGTGGCGTCGATCCTGGTCGACCAGTTTCGGCGCGAGCTCCCGCCCGACGCGCGGGCGCGCGCCCAGGCCCTGGGGCGCACGGTTCCGGAGGTGGTGACGATCGCTTCGCTGGTCGAGCGTGAGGGAAAGGTGGACGAGGACCGGCCGTTGATCGCCTCGGTCATCTACAACCGCCTCCGCCTCGGGATGCCGCTCGAAGTCGACGCCTCGATCGAGTACACGTTCCCGGAACATCATGACGTGATCACGAAGCGCGACTTGCAGACCGACTCTCCGTACAACACGTACCGCCACACCGGGCTGCCGCCGACGCCCATCGCGAACCCGGGCAAGGCCTCGCTCGACG
This genomic stretch from Candidatus Eremiobacterota bacterium harbors:
- the mltG gene encoding endolytic transglycosylase MltG; amino-acid sequence: MAGAQSAVNRAGRALLGITIATVLAAGIVVAAASMWFRNAVYVDRTLPAQQTDVVIPRGATFSQVVDALQQKRVLQSPLAFRLLARLRHVDAEVKAGEYRFPAHQTSDAILQRLVRGEQFAVWVTIPEGWTAREIARALADRALGDTAAYDRVFLRSRGIELGGVRTPNLEGYLFPSTYLVPIDDSPERVASILVDQFRRELPPDARARAQALGRTVPEVVTIASLVEREGKVDEDRPLIASVIYNRLRLGMPLEVDASIEYTFPEHHDVITKRDLQTDSPYNTYRHTGLPPTPIANPGKASLDAAFRPAKTDYLYYVAKPDGHSAFAKTLQEHNANVERYLK